The genomic interval AGGCTTATAAGATTTCGGGTGGACTGCACGGTGTAGGAGTTTCTGTTGTTAATGCCCTTTCTGAATGGCTTGAGGTTGAGATAAAACAGAATGGCTTTGTGTATCAGCAGAGATTTGAAAGGGGAGTGCCTACAGGTCCTCTAACCGTTGTGGGAAAGACAAAAGGAAGAGGCACTAAAATTACCTTCAAACCAGATGCAGAGATATTTGAGACAACAGAATTTCATTATGATGTCCTTGCACAGAGACTCAGAGAACTTGCATTTTTAAACAAAGGTCTTCAGATAAGCATAACAGATGAAATAACAGCAAAGAGTCAGACATTTCTTTATAAAGGAGGTATTATTTCTTTTGTAGAGCATCTCAATAAAAACAAGACACCAATCCATCCAAAGCCTATATATGTATCAGGAGAAAAAGAGGGTATCTCAGTTGAAATAGCCCTTCAATATAATGACGGCTATGCTGAAAACATATATACATTTGCAAACAATATAAACACAAGGGAAGGCGGCACCCATCTTGTTGGCTTTAAATCAGCACTCACAAGGACGGCAAACAGCTACGGAACATCCTCGGGAATCCTGAAGGAAGGAAAAGAGAGCATATCAGGTGAAGACATAAGAGAAGGGCTTACAGCGGTTATAAGTGTAAAGCTCCCAAATCCCCAGTTTGAAGGACAGACAAAGATGAAGCTTGGCAATAGTGAGGTAAAGGGGCTTGTTGAATCCATAACAAATGAAGCACTTTCTACATATTTCGAAGAAAATCCATCTGTTGCAAAGAAGATTATAGAAAAGGCAATACAGGCAGCAAGGGCAAGAGAGGCTGCAAGAAAGGCAAGGGAGTTGACAAGGAGAAAGGGCGTGCTCGAAGACACAGGGCTTCCGGGCAAGCTTGCAGACTGTTCTGAGAAAGACCCTGCTCGTTCAGAGCTGTTCATAGTAGAGGGAGATTCTGCTGGCGGCTCTGCAAAACAAGGAAGGGACAGACGGTTTCAGGCAATCCTTCCATTAAGAGGAAAGATACTTAATGTGGAAAAGGCGCGATTTGACAAAATGCTCACATCAGATGAAATAAAGACATTGATAACAGCCCTAGGCACTGGCATAGGCGCAGGTGATTTTGATGCCTTAAAATCAAGGTATCACAAGATAATACTGATGACAGATGCAGATGTTGATGGTGCACATATTAGGACACTATTACTGACATTTTTTTATAGACAGATGCCTGAACTCATCGAGAGAGGGTATCTGTATATTGCTCAGCCTCCTCTCTTCAGGGTTAAAAGAGGAAAGACAGAAAGATATGTCCAGAATGAGGCAGAACTCATGGAAATGCTCTTTGAGCTTGCTGCAGAAGATATACAGGTGTCAACACCTACTGGATTAATTGGTGGCAAAAAACTCGTTCCTTACCTCAAGAAGATTTCATCTTATGAAAAAATAATGGAGTGGTTTGATAAAAGGAGGAAAGACCCTGAGCTTATAAGTCTGCTTCTCATGTCTAACATTGAAAAAACGGTTTTTAAAAGCAGAGAAAAACTTGCATCCCTCCTTGAAGATATAAAGAAAAGAATCCCCAATATAAAACACAGTGAGATAGACTTCGATGAAGAGCAAGAGGCATACAGTGTTAATATAAAAAGGCACAATTACAAAATGATGCTTTCTGTCCCATTTATTCAGTCTCCTGAGTTTAAGGAGATAATGCAAATGCACAAAGAACTGACAGAGGTCTTTGGAATGCCTCCATACAAACTGCGGATAAAGGAAGAGACAAAAGAAGCTGTATCCTTAAAAGATTTGCTGTCCATAGCTACAGAGGCATCAAAAAAGGGCTTGACTATTCAGAGATATAAGGGACTCGGTGAAATGAATCCTCAGCAATTATGGGAAACAACCATGGACCCAGAAAAGAGGGCGCTTTTACAGGTGAGCATAGAGGATTCTGTAAAGGCAGATGAGATATTCACGGTGCTCATGGGGGATCAGGTTGAGCCAAGAAAAGAGTTCATAGTCAAGCATGCGCTTGAGGCAAGGAATATAGATGTCTGATTGATGATTTAGGCATAGAAAAAAGGGGGCTTTATGAACATCTATATTTCTGGTTCAATGGCTTATGATAGAATTATGGACTTTCCGGGAAAATTCTCCGACCACATCCTGCCTGATAAGATACACATCTTGAATGTATGCTTTACAGTAAATGGAATGGTAGAAAAATTTGGAGGCACTGCTGGAAACATAGCCTATTCCTTAAGCCTTCTTGGAGAAAAGCCAATAATAATAGCAACAATAGGAAAGGACTATGAAAGATATTTTGAGTGGCTAAAGAAAAATAACATCTCCACAGAAGGCATTAAAATAGTAGATGAAGAATTTACAGCATGCGCTTATATAACAACGGACAAGGCAGACAATCAAATAACGGGATTTAATCCTGGCGCAATGAAGTATCAATCAGGGTATGAATTTAAAAATCCTGAATCAAAAGACTCTTTGATAATCATTGGTCCAGGCAATCTTCAGGACATGAGAAAATATGCAAAAATAGCAAAAGACAGGGGCATTAAGTGCATTTGTGACCCCGGTCAATCGCTAACACAATGGGATGGTGATTCCCTCACGGAATGGATAGATGGCTCATATATGTTGATTACCAATGATTATGAACTTGAGCTTATTATAAAGATGACAAGGATTGACAAGAGAAGGCTCCTAAAAATGACAAAAATAATTATCACAACACTTAGTGAAAGGGGATCTCTTATAAGCACTTCTGAAGGTGATGTTCAAATACCTGCGGTAAAGATCTCAGAGATTCTTGATCCCACAGGTGCTGGAGATGCATATAGGTCAGGACTGATTAAAGGGCTTGCAATGGGTAAGGATATAGAGACCTCTGCAAAAATGGGTGCAGTAGCAGCAGCATATGCTATTGAAAGATATGGCACGCAAGAGCACTATTTTACTTATAATGAATTTGTTGAAAGATACAGAAGCAATTTTGGAGAATTTGGATGAAGGGTAAAAAATGTTTTACGAAGAAATTTTTAAGAGTCTTAATAAAAGGCATATAGACTATGTCGTTGTCGGCGGAGTTGCTCTTGTGCTTCATGGAATTGTCCGCCTTACTGCTGATCTTGACCTTATGCTATCCCTTGAAGAAAAGAATATTGCCAGATTTGTGGATGTCATGAATGAATTTGGTTATAAGCCCAGAATTCCTGTTAAAGCAGAAGAATTATTAGACCCTAAAAAAAGAGATTATTGGCTGAAGGAAAAGAATATGAAGGTCTTTAGCTTTTACCATCCCCATGAGGCGATAAGCCTTATAGATATTTTTATTTATGAACCAGTTGACTATAATGAGCTTAAAAAACATTCTGTCAAAATGAAGATAGGAAACTTTTTTGTCCCCGTGACATCAATAGACGACCTTATAAGGTTGAAGAAAATCTCGGGTAGAAAACAAGATATTGAAGATATTAAGGTTCTGAAAGAGATAAAAAAATATGAGAAAAAACAAAAGTAAAAATATAGAAATTATTCAATATTTTTCTAAAGAAAGGCTTGATGAGTTCAGGCATATGTCTGCAAAGGCAAGACTTCAATGGCTTGAGGAGGCTAATGCATTTATAAATAAGGCACTTGGTTTTAAGAAAAGGGCATTTTTTGACAATAGATTTAAAGGGATGGAAACTTGAGCTTTTTGAGGTAATATTTATGTTAATCTTTCTTTATGCTTAATGAGAGCGCCGTAAAGTCATATCTTAAGGATAAGTTTAAAGATGCCTTTTATGTTGAGATTACAAGGCTTGGGGCGGGTGTGCATGGTGCTGGTTTTCTTATAGAGATTCAAACAGAACAAGGGATTAGTCAGTATGTCGTAAAAGGACTTTTTCCTGAAGGGCTTGGGCATGATTATCCATCGGATAGGGCGCAGGTATTTCTTTTAGACCTCGAGACATATAATGAACTTCCAAGGCATGCAAAGGCTATTGATGTGCTTGCTGAGATGCCGGATGGCTCAATAAAATCCATTGGTGGCGGAAAAGAATACTATCTATTGATGGAGAGGGTTGAAGGGAGGGATTATTTTAATGACTTAAGAGAATTCTCAAAAAAACAGGGACTTGAACAAGCTGACATCAAAAAGATAAAGGCAATGACATCT from Dissulfurispira thermophila carries:
- the gyrB gene encoding DNA topoisomerase (ATP-hydrolyzing) subunit B, encoding MNEKKIQEITEQASIAETEEYGAESIKILKGLSAVRVRPAMYIGSTGIDGLHHLVYEVVDNSVDEALAGFCTNIEVIIHRDGSCTVIDNGRGIPTEPHPGDPEGRTAAEIVLTELHAGGKFESKAYKISGGLHGVGVSVVNALSEWLEVEIKQNGFVYQQRFERGVPTGPLTVVGKTKGRGTKITFKPDAEIFETTEFHYDVLAQRLRELAFLNKGLQISITDEITAKSQTFLYKGGIISFVEHLNKNKTPIHPKPIYVSGEKEGISVEIALQYNDGYAENIYTFANNINTREGGTHLVGFKSALTRTANSYGTSSGILKEGKESISGEDIREGLTAVISVKLPNPQFEGQTKMKLGNSEVKGLVESITNEALSTYFEENPSVAKKIIEKAIQAARAREAARKARELTRRKGVLEDTGLPGKLADCSEKDPARSELFIVEGDSAGGSAKQGRDRRFQAILPLRGKILNVEKARFDKMLTSDEIKTLITALGTGIGAGDFDALKSRYHKIILMTDADVDGAHIRTLLLTFFYRQMPELIERGYLYIAQPPLFRVKRGKTERYVQNEAELMEMLFELAAEDIQVSTPTGLIGGKKLVPYLKKISSYEKIMEWFDKRRKDPELISLLLMSNIEKTVFKSREKLASLLEDIKKRIPNIKHSEIDFDEEQEAYSVNIKRHNYKMMLSVPFIQSPEFKEIMQMHKELTEVFGMPPYKLRIKEETKEAVSLKDLLSIATEASKKGLTIQRYKGLGEMNPQQLWETTMDPEKRALLQVSIEDSVKADEIFTVLMGDQVEPRKEFIVKHALEARNIDV
- a CDS encoding carbohydrate kinase family protein, coding for MNIYISGSMAYDRIMDFPGKFSDHILPDKIHILNVCFTVNGMVEKFGGTAGNIAYSLSLLGEKPIIIATIGKDYERYFEWLKKNNISTEGIKIVDEEFTACAYITTDKADNQITGFNPGAMKYQSGYEFKNPESKDSLIIIGPGNLQDMRKYAKIAKDRGIKCICDPGQSLTQWDGDSLTEWIDGSYMLITNDYELELIIKMTRIDKRRLLKMTKIIITTLSERGSLISTSEGDVQIPAVKISEILDPTGAGDAYRSGLIKGLAMGKDIETSAKMGAVAAAYAIERYGTQEHYFTYNEFVERYRSNFGEFG
- a CDS encoding DUF6036 family nucleotidyltransferase; the encoded protein is MFYEEIFKSLNKRHIDYVVVGGVALVLHGIVRLTADLDLMLSLEEKNIARFVDVMNEFGYKPRIPVKAEELLDPKKRDYWLKEKNMKVFSFYHPHEAISLIDIFIYEPVDYNELKKHSVKMKIGNFFVPVTSIDDLIRLKKISGRKQDIEDIKVLKEIKKYEKKQK